The genome window CCTGTTCAGTGCATCAACGAACCGCTGAAGCCAATTAATTCCATTAGTTCATTAATACGCCGTGTCTGAAATGCATCTGGCTTGGAGCGGATGTGCTGCAGCTATCTGGACCCGGCGTCCGTCCGTCGTCTCTGCGTCTGTCCTTAAACAACCCCCACCACACCACACAGCAGTCCCCCAAATTTCACCTCAGCCTGCAAGGTGAGTGACTCTGtgcggtgtgtgtgtcagtgtgcgtctctctgtgtcagcgtgtcagtgtgtgtatcagtgtctcTTTGTGTCAGCGTGTCTCAAGAGGGTCTCTCTCTGCGTCTGTTTGTGTATCAGTGTCAGCGTGCGTCTCAGTGGCTCTCTCCATGTaagcgtgtcagtgtgtgtctctgtctctctccatgtaagcgtgtcagtgtgcgtctctctccgTGTCAGCGTGCCTCTcagtgtcagagtgtcagtgtgtgtggggggtgtaaGGAGGTGCTACAGTAGGGAGACCAGCTTCCCTGCTCTAATGAATTCTTCTCACAGTTTTTGGCAGAATCTTTCCGGTccttctctcccccctcccccgatCTCTGGCAGTAAAACCCAGCTTTGCTTTGccgttgtgtgtgtttgtttgtttgctgtgacAATAAAGACcgacaaacaaaacacagaccaAACAAAACTCACTGCCAGAGCCCCATCAACTAACCCACAGTTATCCAGTGAAAAGCTAATCTccagctctccctctctcccctccatgTGCTACATTAGGATATACACCTTAGTctagagaaaataataataaaaacaaaaaaatgtataaaccgATAAAGCAGGTTGAGATGAATTCCTTTGGCTTCAAAGACGAgaactgaaaaaaaacaaaaacgatcAGAGCTGTTAACAGTGACGATGTGTGGACACAAGTGTAGTATATTgaactgtagtgtagtatattgTAGTAAAATGTGTACTGAACTGTGCTGTAGTAaaatgtagtgtactgtagtgtagtgtagtatactgGGCTGCACGTCAATTGTTTTAACAGTCTCTCCTGGCGTCAGAAGCCAAAACGCacggaaacaaaatacaaaaatcaaaaacGAGCGAAGCAGCGAGGAGGACgaccacaaaacacaacaaaaaattcAAATGAAACGCAAGCGGCGGCTTGGAGCCATAGAACTGGTTCTCTGCAGTCTGTGCGCCGCTCTCTCAGGGAAGGAGGGGTGATGAGAAGATGGATGGCagttccctccctctctcgagTTGAAGgcgagtgtgtgtgggtgggggtgACAGTCCGGTTTCTGTCTCTGATGTGCGGAGAGGAGCACAAGAGCTCCGAGCAGCATTCCAGCCACAGCGGGAGGGtttgggccctctctctctccatctttctcTCCTTCTGTGCGCGCGCCAATGTCCAGCACTGGCCTGACAGTAGTGTTCAGTTCAGTGTGGCCCTCCCAGGACACCGTAGTGTTATtatatcttcttcttcttcttcttcttcttttccccCCTCAAGTTCCAGGCCTCATCCTCACAGTaacagggagaggaggagcacGGAGAGCAGGATGGAAGGGAGGAGCGAGAGCGGGAAGGCGCGGAGGCCGGAGCTGTTGCCCACACTCTTCAAGACGTCCGGTAGGACCACTGCAGGGTcgtctgtgggggggggggggggagagaaagagggagagaggggttaaTACACAGGgactttgtatattttgtgtgtgtgtttgtgtcggtCTGTCATTATCACAACCACGGTGTCTGTCTGGGTCTCCGTCAGTGCGTCGGTCGGGCGTTGAGTCGGTTAttcagttagtcagtcagtgcgTTAGTGTGTTAGTCAGTGAGGGTGTGCGCAGAGTGTAGTTGCGTAGCTGTGTACCTGCAGGCAGTCTGGTCACAGGGTTGTGTACCCCACCTCCCACTCGGGGCTCCTGAGCTCCTGCAACACAGCAGGAAAATCTACGTTATTAACCTTGTCATCATTATTCTTCTTATTCCGTTTACTAGCTAGGTTTCCACCCACTTAAACGAACACATTTTGTATGAAACTCATTAAGTTTGCGCGCATTTTCCAAGCCAAGGTGCGTTTCCTTGCCTCATCAGGaccaaaatatgtaaaaatatttaaaatttcaaCATCATTTCCTGCCAAAGCACTTAGTCTTTGGCACGACTGCAAATGTATTCGACAAGGCACCGGTAATCGGTAAAACCGTTTCCACTGGCATTTGTCACACAACCGACTGATTCGGCGGAGGAAAAATCCACCCCGGACGAACACAAAAACTTTCAGTCCACATTTACGGAATCCAGTGGACATTCTGGGTTTTCATTGTCATCGTTTCAATTCGACAGGACTTTTAATGGCAAAAAGAGGCTTGATGGAAAGCTGACAAGTGTAAATAtcatcattagtattattattaatattattaatatcattaaTATCATCATTATAACTCATGAGGGGGTTCCCATGTTCTCTCACCTGTCTTTGCAACGACCTCAACCTGCAGCCTGAGGCAGCTCTCTCCGTGGTGATGGATGGGCTTGGCTGTGAGGGGACAGAGAGCGAGGGGttaacacacagctctgcagcaataaatatgacacacacacacacactctcactcacacacacacacacacacacacaccccagtcCAGCCCCTTGACACTCACACACGTAGTAGTAAGTCTCGCCAGGCCGGAACTCCTTGCCCAGGGTGAAGGGGGTGTAGCGCTGGAACTTCTCGGAGAAGCGCTCGGGCCCGTGGGGGGCGAAGGGCCGGTCACACTCCCAGCGCAGCTCCTGGGGGCCCCCGGCACGGCAGGCCAGGAAGTCGTCGCGCTCCACGGAGTACAGGGCGTAGCGCTCCGCCTCACTGGACGGCACGGCCCCGTGGGCGTAGTGCGGGCACACAATGTCCAGGTAGTCGTTGAGCTGCACGGAGACGCGGTACTCGTCCCACAGGAacctgggagagggagagagagtgggggagcGCCAGGTTAGGCAAGAAAAAATACACAACACGCATGCTACAAACCGCTGACACGCAAATACcgacacgcacactcacaccgcagacagacagacgcgcAGTCGCAACGCGGAGACACGCAGACTGGCTCGGCTGGTCCAACTCGTTTATTTTGACAAGTCCTTCaaattctcttctcttctctctcacacacacacacacacacactccctccctcctgtTGTTTTAAGAGGCCGTGTGttgttttaaggttttaagTTTCACCCAAACTGTAATTCTCATGGTGCCAAAtgtcctcgtcctcgtcctctccctccctccctccctccctccctctccgtctctctgGGTTTATGATGCCGTGAGTTCTGTCCAGTTTACTGACCCCTCTGGCTCCTACGACTCCAGACGCTACGTTCGGTCAGACAGACCGGCTCCGTGgacccaccccacacacagagacgctGAGACACGCTCACACACGGGGACACGCTCCCTCTCTCCCGCTGAAAGGCGTGatcgcagcagcagcagacccCGTGGTGATTGTGGCACGGTAGGAGCTGCGGCTGTAGACTACACACGAGTGCGGAGACTTCATGGCACCACGCAGCCCAAGAACACTTGACCTCTAACCTCCCActcctgacctctgaccccctcCGCGCTCCCGAAAGCGTGGTTTTAACTGAACTAACTAATTCTGCAGGAGACTGTGCCCACAGTCGActgggggggagagggagagagagactaaTGTGCAAACAATGGACAGCAGATACCATCTCAATTTTGTATAAACCTGTGATTACAGCacctgccccccacccctccgaCTTCCATtatctctccctccatccctctctctctctgtgcagattAACATCTCTGTGCAGGGAGGGCAGGCCGAGGTCCGGCTGTGTGTCCGCACTGTCCTAGGCTCGGGGTGAGGAGAGGCGGAGGAGTGGGGGGAGTAGATAGGTGCTAAATTAGCTGTAATTAAAGTTTAAAGAAGATCTAAGAGTTGCCCCTGGGCGGGGGGTAATTAGAACCCACACCTCCCCCCAGGGCACTGGCACCATGGGTGGATAAGGGAGGGGCAGGAGGGCCGGGGGAGGGGGCAGTAACAcccgatctctctctctcggtctgtctcagtctgtctctctctctctctcggtccatcttcctctcctcctctctccctgtctttccCCCAGCTTCTTTTTAACCCGTTTGTTGATTGAGGTTTACAGACTCTATTCAACCCCCCCTGAGCCCCATATTAACCATTTACAGACTAATTACAGGCTAATTAGGTGGAAGAAAGAGAGGGGGCAACACAAACGTGACCCCCCCGCCATCTCTCTCAGACCTctcccctccatctctctcagtcagagagagagagagagaaaaatgtgtTCCCATACTTCTGCCATTAACACTGCtctcagaaacacacagactccCCCTCACATGCCATCTGCCTGCCTGGCACTCGattgcccccccccacacacacacacacacacaaccaagtCACAAACGGAAAGCAGAGCCATACGACTGATGCAGCACTGCGGAGCTGACAATGCGGTGTGCCTCGATTGTTGCCCTATTATCATTGTTAACATCGCCCGACTCCATCTATCCCGTGTCGCTCTATTCACCAGCTCgcccgaggggagggaggaggaggagagagcgagagatacAAAATACCGAAaaagaaagaggggaaaaaaaaaacagacaaagacAACCTGGGgataggagagagagggaggaagagagaggaggagagagagagagaggtgggctTTCAGTCTTGTTGTTCACTGATGGAATGTGAATGATGGTGGGGGGGGTCACGAGGGTCAGCCAGGCTGTCAGTTAATGCACAatcgcacacatacacacacactgactccaCACTCGGGGAAAATACACTCGCACTTAACTATTACACTTCACTATTGTACACTAGCAGGGTCCGCAACATCAAAGCACGGCAATGAAAACTAGaaacagcagtccagtccagtcagtgactctgctatagagtccagtccagtcagtgactctgctatagagcccagtccagtccagtcagtgactctgctatagagtccagtccagtccagtcagtgactctgctatagagtccagtccagtccagtcagtgactctgctatagagtccagtccagtccagtcagtgactctgctatagagtccagtccagtccagtcagtgactatgctatagagtccagtccagtcagtgactatgctatagagtccagtccagtccagtcagcgactctgctatagagtccagtccagtccagtcagtgactctgctatagagtccagtccagtcagtgtctctgctatagagtccagtccagtccagtcagtgtctctgctatagagtccagtccagtccagtcagtgtctctgctatagagtccagtccagtccagtcagtgtctctgctatagagtccagtccagtccagtcagtgtctctgctGCAGTCCAGTcagttacatttcaattcagttCACACAACTAATCTACATAAATCATTATGcatggaaataaaaacaaaacgcaGTACAAAATCGCCAGCACTGCCGCCATGACACCAATTAACCGCAACTCTTACATGCTCGGCCATTAACTCCCATCTATCCGATTTCATTACAAGTGATCATTCTAGCGTCGCTCTCCAGCGGAATGCAAAGGCATTCCGGGTCATTATGGGACGGTTGACAGGGCCTATGTTTCGCGGGGGCCCGAGTAATCCGGGCGTCAAAGCCGGGGGATTAGAGTCGCGGCCATCCGTTAACGAGGAGCCTATTCAGGGGTAACAGACCCGAACAAACGCGGCCTCCGAGATGGGGGGgccccgagagagagagacaggcggGCAGGCCGGGGCACAAAGTGGCAGCGACACAATTCATGGTTACATCGGCGCAAAACGACAACAAATAGTGCTTTGAAGACTctgggggggaagagagagagagagagagaggggtggggggagagaaaaagagagtgGGGGATGGGGCACATTCTTGTGCACGgggaagagagaagagaaagaCGGAATCGAAAAACAAGAGATCCGAGGGAGAGGGGTTTTCGAGTCAGGCAACAGCGCTGTTCtgcagagaggaaaaaaaaaaaaaaaaagtataaaaggTCGTTGTACTGGAGGCAATAAATGCGTTAGCTGTGCTGCCTGCACAGCGATGGCAGTATTTGAACAGGGGACCTGAGCGAAGGGAGAGAGGCTGCTTAAAAAGTTTGCCAACAGTCGCGGCCTTTGCAGTTGCTATGGTGACTCGCATGACTGGAAGAACCTGGGAGTTTAAGCccaactattaataataatcaaatcatcattattatgattCCAACGGACCTGTAGAGACAGGTTTGACAGTCTGATCTGATACAGAAGGGCGgtttcaaagttttttttaacaagaaGAGACtcaaccccccccctccccagtgTCGCCTCTCATCTCTGTCCATCTGCATCCTGCATTTCTGTtgctgtctctctcgctctctgccaGTTTCCTCTCCCCTCTTTGTCCCTGAACTGTTCCCTATCCTCCCGTCGGCCCCCCTCCCCGTCCCCGTCCCCGCTGTTCAGAGAGGCGTTGTCGCTCTCGAACACCCGACAGgcgaaagaggaaaaaaataggATTCGCCCCGGCACGGTAACGGCTTGGCCTCGCCCGGGTCACACCCGCCTCGACGCCACGCTCCTCCAGACTAGACCGACCGGGTGGCTGCTCGCCCTCCCCCAAGGCGCTCGATGTTTGTTATTTGTACAACGTGACACACAGTATATTTGGTATACCTGGTCCTGATacgattatgattattattattaattgtcaaAATTGTTAGAGTGGGTGTAAACGAGTTATTATAAAGTTGCCCGATATTGATATAAATGAATGAACAGCTGGCCGCTAGGTGGCAGTAGGGGACCGAGATTTTACACTGTACAGAACGCTGTATAGTAACTGTACACCACTACCTGCATGATAAATCACATACCAGAAATcggccaatcacagagcagcgtTTCCGAACATTCCTATACCCCTTGTGTATAAACGTCTTCCTGTTCAGCAGTGCAGAATCACAGGATGTACAATTTGTTCTTAACACTTTCGTTACCAATGTGAACACAACGCAGACCGCTCAATTACAGGGGGTCCGGGGACGAAACATTTGGACATGGAGAGAAGAGGGGGCTGATTGTAAGATCTGACAACACATAAATCCGCTGCCAAAGATATGTGTGCGTCTAAATCATTGCGTGTGTGATTTGCAATAAGTGAATAGGTTGTGTGaagggtgtctcttattgtacAAGATGTTATTTCACTCCAAACTGCATGGGATGACATCTCTTCTACAATTAGAGACACCCTTCACAACACCTAttaacctacacacacacacacaccattcgTTACACAAGAGaacgaaaaagaaaaaaaggcaagTGCGAATGCAAGGGAAAGTGAAGGAAAATAGGGGGAAAGACAGTGAAAGAAGCTAGAGAAGGAGAAAAATTAAATAGAACTACGTACGGTTCTTATCACTGCACGgaaatgtactgtactgcacttacTGCACTAATCACTGCATGGaaatgtactgcactgcactgcactggaaTGTATTGTACTGCACTTACTGTACAAATCACTGCACTGAAATGTACTGTATGCACTTACTTCACGGAAATGTACTGTACTTCACTTATCACTGCATGGaaatgtactgcactgcactaatcACTGCACCAaaatgtactgcactgcactaatcACTGCACCAaaatgtactgcactgcactaatcACTGCACCAaaatgtactgcactgcacttactgtactaATCACTGCACCGAAATGTACTGTACTTACTGCACTgaaatgtactgtactgcacttacTGCACTAATAACTGCACCGTACTATAATCACTGCAAGcggcacactcactcacacacacacacaccctctcccaCCTCGGCACTAAATCCTCAGCCCGGCAATAATGACAATAACACCACCGAGGCGTCCGTGTGAACTAGTGCGTTAATGGAACCCCCTGTacgtccccgtcccccccccagcccccactCCCGGAGAGGAAACGCAGTGCGACGAGAACAGAGACAGAACCAAATACGCaagatcaacaacaacaacaatagtaatagtaatagtagagAGGCAGGTTGGTGAGAACTCAGGAAGCCGCGAGTGGGAGAGGGGAAGTCTGTGCCTAGGATAAGAGGGGGAGAGGAagaacacagagagaggggcggggggggggtgtaagggagctgagaaagtgaggaggaagagagggagaaaaaaagggaaagtagggagaaagagaaagagggggTAAGTCAAGAGAAAAAGAGTGAGAGAATGAAGGAAAGCAAACTGAGAAGGAAGGGGGGAATCCCTGTTAATCCCCATTCtgtccccccatcccccccagaTCAGGAAAACAGCGTGTCCGGTGAACAATACAGAGAACTGTTCGCACACagactctcacacacgcacacacacgccccTGCATGCACTCTCACGCACACAtccaactcacacacacacacacacacacacacacacacacacacacacacacacacacacacacacacacacacacacacacacacacacacacacacactctctctcgctcttgaTCTCACACCGACGCACAAATAACACCCCGTCACACAACTTCCACACTGCCCTGCGCTCCCACACTGCTCTCACGCTCATTCTGGACAATAGAGGGTTTCCGGGTGCCGATACATTTATTTACTCCTCGTCGGGCtaatcaaatcaaaatcaagTCCCTGCACAGCTCAATAATGACACGTACTGCcgctccagtccagtccagcagggtctcagccctggtcctacagagac of Amia ocellicauda isolate fAmiCal2 unplaced genomic scaffold, fAmiCal2.hap1 HAP1_SCAFFOLD_314, whole genome shotgun sequence contains these proteins:
- the LOC136730406 gene encoding ephrin-A1 isoform X2, which codes for MDVLWMVCVAVAAGVAAAERHSVYWNSSNPKFLWDEYRVSVQLNDYLDIVCPHYAHGAVPSSEAERYALYSVERDDFLACRAGGPQELRWECDRPFAPHGPERFSEKFQRYTPFTLGKEFRPGETYYYVSKPIHHHGESCLRLQVEVVAKTDDPAVVLPDVLKSVGNSSGLRAFPLSLLPSILLSVLLLSLLL
- the LOC136730406 gene encoding ephrin-A1 isoform X1, with the translated sequence MDVLWMVCVAVAAGVAAAERHSVYWNSSNPKFLWDEYRVSVQLNDYLDIVCPHYAHGAVPSSEAERYALYSVERDDFLACRAGGPQELRWECDRPFAPHGPERFSEKFQRYTPFTLGKEFRPGETYYYVSKPIHHHGESCLRLQVEVVAKTGAQEPRVGGGVHNPVTRLPADDPAVVLPDVLKSVGNSSGLRAFPLSLLPSILLSVLLLSLLL